A genomic stretch from Hemitrygon akajei chromosome 10, sHemAka1.3, whole genome shotgun sequence includes:
- the cited1 gene encoding cbp/p300-interacting transactivator 1: MSSLVYPGLKECETVAMLHYGGSVIRSRVPSGSSGQFNAGLITSSCGVQKQQFTLHGPQLLASFQLQKLNSQYHSSALQPAPLSGDGQAAGAAQTPAQAVPGAPAPHAPGIIDTDLIDEDVLMTLVLELGLDRVDELPELWLGHNEFDFTSDVTSVTC, translated from the coding sequence ATGAGTTCCCTCGTGTACCCGGGACTGAAGGAGTGTGAGACGGTCGCCATGCTGCACTACGGCGGTTCGGTGATCCGGAGCAGGGTTCCCAGCGGCTCCAGTGGGCAGTTTAACGCGGGGCTGATCACTTCTTCGTGCGGGGTGCAGAAGCAGCAGTTCACCTTGCACGGCCCGCAGCTGCTGGCCAGCTTCCAGCTGCAGAAGCTGAACAGCCAGTACCACAGCTCGGCGCTGCAGCCCGCCCCGCTGTCCGGAGACGGCCAGGCAGCGGGTGCTGCCCAGACCCCGGCGCAGGCCGTCCCGGGAGCTCCAGCGCCACATGCCCCGGGCATCATCGACACGGATCTCATAGATGAGGACGTGCTCATGACCCTAGTGCTGGAACTGGGTTTGGATCGAGTGGACGAGCTGCCTGAACTTTGGCTGGGACATAATGAATTTGATTTCACTTCAGATGTGACTTCGGTCACCTGCTGA